Proteins from one Mixophyes fleayi isolate aMixFle1 chromosome 9, aMixFle1.hap1, whole genome shotgun sequence genomic window:
- the LOC142101875 gene encoding uncharacterized protein LOC142101875, with product MKAGSARVQSRKADWWCQEPRSRQEAQGVWSDPSATLQTIGSERAQDTVKEEEKTSFYSKITIVKELGNVVDHDIKAYTNLINVTVGHVSNCTIDPQGYPTWSSETTDIYPRYRGRVEFYTLNASLLLYDVQISDSGIYTVAVSTARYKTKETISVWVHTAPPSGISVKHEIKAYTNAINVTVGQSVLLPVTYTLTHQSSLYTIEWIIQNRAILYHSVSNYTIDSQGYPTWINGKSTVYPMYEGRVEFYTLNASLLLYNLQIGDSGIYTVTFSTAQYKIKENISIWVHSTLSSGENATRTWIFAIRTVLCFVPIGGLVAIFYIWEC from the exons ATGAAAGCTGGGTCTGCACGTGTgcagtccaggaaagcagactggTGGTGTCAGGAGCCGCGGAGCCGGCAGGAAGCTCAGGGAGTGTGGTCAG ATCCATCAGCGACTCTTCAAACAATCGGCTCAGAGAGAGCTCAGGATACCgtgaaagaagaagagaaaacgTCTTTTTACAGCAAAATCACAATCGTAAAAGAATTAG GTAACGTGGTCGACCATGACATAAAAGCCTATACAAATCTTATCAATGTCACTGTCGGCCA TGTATCAAACTGCACCATCGACCCTCAAGGATATCCCACATGGAGCAGTGAAACGACCGACATATACCCAAGGTATAGAGGACGAGTGGAATTCTACACCCTGAATGCTTCCCTATTACTTTATGATGTACAGATTAGTGACAGTGGGATTTACACTGTTGCAGTCTCCACTGCTCGCTATAAAACTAAGGAGACCATCAGTGTGTGGGTTCATACAGCGCCACCTTCTG GTATCTCCGTCAAGCATGAAATTAAAGCCTACACAAACGCTATCAATGTCACCGTCGGCCAGTCGGTTCTCCTGCCAGTGACCTACACTTTAACCCATCAGTCCTCTTTGTACACAATTGAATGGATTATCCAGAACAGGGCTATCTTGTATCACAGTGTATCAAACTACACCATCGACTCTCAAGGATATCCCACATGGATCAACGGAAAGTCCACCGTGTACCCAATGTATGAAGGACGAGTGGAATTCTACACCCTGAACGCATCCCTATTACTTTATAATCTACAGATTGGCGACAGTGGGATTTACACCGTTACGTTCTCCACTgctcaatataaaattaaagagAACATCAGTATTTGGGTCCATTCAACGCTGTCTTCCG gtgaaAACGCCACCAGGACGTGGATATTTGCTATACGTACAGTTCTCTGCTTCGTTCCAATCGGGGGACTTGTGGCCATCTTCTATATCTGGGAGTGCTAG